Proteins encoded in a region of the Deinococcus betulae genome:
- a CDS encoding DUF1501 domain-containing protein — protein MTNRRDFLKLSALAVAATSGMPGFLARAATQAGGKKTLVVIQLTGGNDGLNTLIPYSNGAYYAARPNIAIPKKDVLTLTGDLGMHPALKPLMGLWDSGDLAWMENVGYPNPNRSHFASMAIWHTADPTQAQAEGWIGRLAEQIGDPFCASNVGGSTPQALRAGDFSLPSIESVDNFQLKLPSGMDTPFQSLLNSPRTGEAAYLTRATRQMLKNTARVQENAKKYKAGATYPQTRFAGQLKETARLIAAGVGQRVLYVSLGGFDTHAGQRAEQDELLSTLAEGLAAFYADLEKQGVAGDVVVMGFSEFGRRVAENGSAGTDHGKGSVMFALGQGVKGGIHGSSPDLEKLSEGDIIYKQDFRGVYAEALTKWLGLNAREILGGTFSGPSWLA, from the coding sequence ATGACCAACCGACGTGATTTTCTGAAACTTTCGGCGCTGGCGGTGGCCGCCACCAGCGGTATGCCCGGCTTTCTGGCTCGGGCGGCGACCCAGGCAGGCGGCAAAAAAACCCTGGTGGTCATTCAGCTGACGGGCGGCAACGACGGCCTGAACACCCTGATTCCGTACAGCAACGGCGCGTACTACGCCGCGCGGCCCAATATCGCCATTCCCAAAAAAGACGTGCTGACCCTCACCGGCGACCTGGGTATGCACCCGGCCCTCAAGCCCCTGATGGGCCTGTGGGACAGCGGCGACCTGGCCTGGATGGAGAACGTGGGCTACCCCAACCCCAACCGCAGCCACTTTGCCTCTATGGCCATCTGGCACACTGCTGACCCCACCCAGGCGCAGGCTGAAGGCTGGATTGGCCGCCTGGCCGAGCAGATCGGCGATCCCTTTTGCGCCAGCAACGTGGGCGGCTCCACGCCCCAGGCGCTGCGGGCCGGGGACTTCAGCCTCCCCAGCATCGAGTCGGTGGACAACTTTCAGCTCAAGCTGCCTTCGGGCATGGACACGCCCTTTCAGTCGCTGCTCAATTCTCCGCGCACGGGCGAAGCCGCCTACCTGACCCGCGCCACCCGCCAGATGCTGAAAAATACCGCGCGCGTGCAGGAAAACGCCAAGAAGTACAAGGCTGGGGCCACCTATCCCCAGACCCGCTTTGCCGGGCAACTGAAGGAAACGGCGCGACTGATTGCCGCCGGGGTCGGTCAGCGGGTGCTGTACGTCTCGCTGGGCGGCTTTGACACCCACGCCGGGCAGCGCGCCGAGCAGGATGAACTCCTGAGCACTCTGGCGGAGGGCCTGGCCGCCTTCTACGCCGACCTGGAAAAACAGGGCGTGGCGGGGGACGTGGTGGTGATGGGCTTTTCCGAGTTCGGGCGCCGGGTGGCCGAAAACGGCAGCGCCGGCACTGACCACGGCAAGGGCAGCGTGATGTTCGCGCTGGGCCAGGGCGTCAAGGGCGGCATTCACGGCAGCAGTCCCGACCTGGAAAAGCTCTCGGAGGGCGATATCATCTACAAGCAGGATTTCCGGGGCGTATACGCCGAGGCGCTGACCAAATGGCTGGGCCTGAACGCCCGCGAGATTCTGGGCGGCACCTTTTCGGGCCCCAGCTGGCTAGCATGA
- a CDS encoding GNAT family N-acetyltransferase: MTHALHATAHLPSLRPFRQSDAVAVAQLVTDSVRGHWTYTPEQFREATPPSRLVAEQESQVTATARLAPFGASVPGALRLDLAGDGSAFTALTLALLAEVPAGFARVLGVTREDFGEQMDFFHAAGFRNAWQSWGAHLDLTRFDPAAFEPLQERLFLAGYEPGRLSPDAPERDWDALFALHERGVQDRPRNPTTTPDPLTRDTLRETICREEAAFVTRVKGEIVALTRLSLRDQEVDSEDTVTHPGHRGRGVATALKAFALAWARAEGYTHAGTGGTVLNLPMLRVNTRLGYRVERMWVTWEKGLASE; the protein is encoded by the coding sequence ATGACACACGCCCTGCACGCCACCGCCCACCTGCCCAGCCTCCGCCCCTTTCGCCAGAGCGACGCTGTGGCGGTGGCCCAGCTCGTGACGGACAGCGTGCGTGGGCACTGGACCTACACGCCAGAGCAGTTCCGCGAGGCCACGCCGCCCAGCCGCCTGGTGGCCGAGCAGGAGAGCCAAGTGACCGCCACCGCGCGCCTGGCTCCGTTTGGCGCCAGTGTACCTGGCGCCCTGCGCCTGGACCTGGCCGGCGACGGCAGCGCCTTCACGGCCCTCACCCTGGCGTTGCTGGCCGAGGTGCCGGCTGGCTTTGCCCGCGTGCTGGGCGTCACCCGCGAGGATTTTGGTGAGCAGATGGATTTCTTTCACGCCGCCGGCTTTCGCAACGCCTGGCAGTCGTGGGGCGCCCACCTGGACCTGACCCGCTTTGACCCGGCGGCGTTCGAGCCGCTTCAGGAGCGGCTGTTTCTGGCCGGCTATGAACCGGGGCGCCTGTCACCTGATGCGCCTGAGCGCGACTGGGACGCCCTCTTTGCCCTGCACGAACGCGGCGTTCAGGACAGGCCGCGCAACCCCACGACCACGCCTGACCCCCTGACCCGTGACACCCTGCGCGAGACCATCTGCCGCGAGGAAGCCGCGTTCGTCACCCGCGTCAAGGGCGAGATCGTGGCCCTGACCCGCTTGAGCCTGCGCGACCAGGAGGTGGACTCGGAAGACACGGTCACCCACCCAGGGCACCGGGGGCGGGGCGTGGCGACGGCCCTCAAGGCCTTTGCGCTGGCCTGGGCCAGGGCAGAAGGCTACACCCACGCCGGCACGGGCGGTACGGTGCTGAACCTCCCGATGCTGCGCGTCAACACCCGCCTGGGCTACCGCGTGGAACGGATGTGGGTCACCTGGGAGAAAGGGCTCGCCTCAGAGTGA
- the tkt gene encoding transketolase, with protein MSSDLSQLSVNTIRTLSIDAVQAANSGHPGAPLGAAPLAYVLWQDFLRFNPQHPEWAGRDRFVLSAGHASMLIYSLLHLTGYDMPLEDLKNFRQWGSKTPGHPEFFHTPGLDATTGPLGQGAAMTVGMAMAEAHLAARYNRPDFAIFDNHTYAVLGDGDLQEGVNHEAAALAGHLRLNKLIWLHDDNQIQLDTPTSKAESEDTAARYVSYGWNVLKVGDGNDLAEIRAAIAEAQGSDRPTLIQVRTVIGFGSPRAGTSKAHGEPLGAEGVAETKAALGWDYPAFTVPEEVKAHMDAHERGAKLETDWNTLMDGYRAAHPELGAEVDALLARDLPAALADALPSYEVGGKAAATRNASGEVINALAKVVPGLMGGSADLSGSTKTTIKDGGEMQEGSMAGRNVLFGVREFGMAAAANGLSLYGGLRPLVGTFLVFADYLKPAFRLSAIQMQPVTYVLTHDSIGLGEDGPTHQPIDQLAMLRAVPGAHVIRPADANETAAAWQMALEYTKGPTALALSRQDLPILPRNHAGVKKGAYVVRDAEGGGAAQVILIASGSEVSLALDAAEALSGEGIAARVVSMPCMEVFRAQDRSYRDSVLTPGVKRVAIEAATKAPWYEWVGLDGAVIGMDTFGASAPASVLFEKFGFSVPNVVKVVRGVL; from the coding sequence ATGTCCAGCGACCTTTCGCAGCTGAGCGTGAACACCATCCGCACCCTGAGCATTGACGCCGTGCAGGCGGCCAACAGCGGCCACCCCGGCGCGCCGCTGGGGGCCGCCCCCCTGGCTTACGTGCTGTGGCAGGACTTTCTGCGCTTCAACCCGCAGCACCCCGAATGGGCCGGGCGTGACCGCTTCGTGCTGTCGGCGGGGCACGCCAGCATGCTCATCTACAGCCTGCTGCACCTGACCGGCTACGACATGCCGCTTGAAGACCTCAAGAATTTCCGCCAGTGGGGCAGCAAAACCCCGGGGCACCCCGAGTTCTTCCACACACCCGGTCTGGACGCCACGACGGGGCCGCTGGGGCAGGGCGCCGCGATGACAGTGGGCATGGCGATGGCCGAGGCGCACCTGGCCGCGCGCTACAACCGCCCCGACTTCGCCATTTTCGACAACCACACCTATGCGGTGCTGGGTGACGGCGACCTGCAAGAAGGCGTGAACCACGAGGCCGCCGCGCTGGCCGGGCACCTGCGCCTGAACAAACTGATCTGGCTGCACGACGACAACCAGATTCAGCTCGACACCCCCACCAGCAAGGCCGAGAGCGAGGACACCGCCGCGCGCTACGTCTCGTACGGCTGGAACGTGCTGAAGGTGGGCGACGGCAACGACCTGGCCGAGATTCGCGCCGCCATTGCCGAGGCCCAGGGCAGCGACCGCCCCACGCTGATTCAGGTGCGCACCGTGATTGGCTTTGGCAGCCCACGTGCCGGCACCAGCAAGGCCCACGGCGAGCCGCTGGGCGCCGAGGGCGTGGCCGAGACCAAGGCGGCGCTGGGCTGGGACTATCCCGCGTTTACCGTGCCCGAGGAAGTCAAGGCCCACATGGACGCCCACGAGCGCGGCGCGAAGTTGGAGACTGACTGGAACACCCTGATGGACGGCTACCGCGCGGCGCACCCTGAATTGGGCGCCGAGGTGGACGCCCTGCTGGCGCGCGACCTGCCAGCAGCCCTGGCCGACGCCCTGCCCAGCTACGAAGTCGGCGGTAAGGCGGCGGCCACCCGCAACGCCAGCGGCGAGGTCATCAACGCGCTGGCGAAGGTGGTGCCGGGGCTGATGGGCGGCAGCGCCGACCTGTCGGGCAGCACCAAGACCACCATCAAGGACGGCGGCGAGATGCAGGAAGGCAGCATGGCCGGGCGCAACGTGTTGTTCGGCGTGCGCGAGTTCGGCATGGCCGCCGCTGCCAACGGCCTGAGCCTGTACGGCGGTCTGCGCCCGCTGGTGGGCACCTTCCTGGTGTTTGCCGATTACCTCAAGCCGGCCTTTCGCCTCTCGGCCATTCAGATGCAGCCCGTCACTTACGTCCTGACCCACGACTCGATTGGCCTGGGCGAGGACGGCCCCACCCACCAGCCGATTGACCAGCTGGCCATGCTGCGCGCGGTGCCGGGCGCCCACGTCATTCGCCCCGCCGACGCCAACGAGACGGCCGCCGCCTGGCAGATGGCCCTGGAGTACACCAAGGGGCCGACCGCCCTGGCCCTGAGCCGCCAGGACCTGCCCATCCTGCCGCGCAACCACGCGGGCGTGAAGAAGGGCGCTTACGTGGTCCGTGACGCCGAGGGGGGAGGCGCCGCCCAGGTCATTCTGATCGCCTCGGGCAGTGAGGTCAGCCTCGCCCTGGACGCCGCCGAGGCCCTCAGCGGCGAAGGCATCGCCGCGCGCGTGGTTTCCATGCCCTGTATGGAAGTCTTCCGGGCACAGGACCGCTCCTACCGCGACAGCGTCCTGACCCCCGGCGTCAAGCGCGTGGCCATCGAAGCGGCCACCAAAGCCCCCTGGTACGAGTGGGTGGGGCTGGACGGCGCCGTGATTGGCATGGACACCTTTGGGGCCAGCGCGCCCGCCAGTGTGCTGTTCGAGAAATTCGGGTTCAGCGTGCCGAACGTGGTGAAGGTCGTGCGCGGCGTGCTGTAA
- a CDS encoding class I SAM-dependent methyltransferase, with amino-acid sequence MTPRPHSREWYAALARDLGGYQHPWTRVLDGPDPELTYDLLLTTHLTPQTRVLEAGCGHGPDAARFGDQAARWAAYDHVPELLALARQHAPQADFHDWNGKGAVPPALHGPFDLIVSRRGPTGIIRRLPELAAPQARFLYVGPRLTVPQVQGRLAAVGWTVLGQWQISVQAWVPTREDWATRCAWMEEPERLSEWDTQVTAAGLPYREERLVVLAGASG; translated from the coding sequence ATGACCCCGCGCCCCCATTCCCGCGAGTGGTACGCCGCGCTGGCCCGTGACCTGGGCGGCTACCAGCACCCCTGGACCCGTGTGCTGGACGGCCCTGACCCGGAATTAACCTACGATCTGCTGCTGACCACGCACCTGACCCCCCAGACGCGGGTGCTGGAGGCCGGCTGCGGCCACGGCCCGGACGCGGCGCGCTTCGGGGACCAGGCGGCGCGCTGGGCCGCCTACGACCACGTTCCCGAACTGCTGGCGCTGGCCCGGCAGCACGCGCCGCAGGCCGACTTTCACGACTGGAACGGCAAGGGCGCGGTGCCTCCTGCCCTGCACGGTCCCTTTGACCTGATCGTGTCGCGGCGCGGCCCGACGGGCATCATCCGGCGCCTGCCCGAACTGGCCGCGCCGCAGGCCCGCTTCCTGTACGTGGGACCGCGCCTGACGGTGCCGCAGGTGCAGGGCCGGCTGGCCGCTGTGGGCTGGACGGTGCTGGGCCAGTGGCAGATCAGCGTGCAGGCGTGGGTGCCCACCCGTGAGGACTGGGCGACCCGCTGCGCCTGGATGGAAGAACCTGAGCGCCTCTCCGAGTGGGACACCCAGGTCACAGCCGCCGGTCTGCCCTACCGCGAGGAGCGGCTGGTGGTGCTGGCCGGAGCGTCCGGGTAA
- the truA gene encoding tRNA pseudouridine(38-40) synthase TruA: MLPSSPSPAPTSAFKPPAGFQRVRLTLAWDGAPYAGWQAQPNAPSVQDTLHAACARLGGGAFRAVAAGRTDTGVHAEAMPAHVDLPAAFRVPLPRLARALNAWLPPSVAVLEAEAAAPGFHARFSCLERQYVYRLLVSPQRHPLWQGRALHVPHALDADAMNAAARLLTGTHDFAAFATQEDRQTVRELRRLEVVPGPEVWAIHVHGESFLRHMVRGLVGTLLLAGQGRLDAAGVQAVLTSRERAQAGANVAAGGLYFAGALYPDAPASTTSRSSR; the protein is encoded by the coding sequence ATGCTCCCCTCTTCTCCGTCCCCCGCACCCACGTCAGCCTTCAAGCCGCCCGCCGGGTTTCAGCGGGTGCGGCTGACGCTGGCCTGGGACGGCGCGCCCTACGCCGGCTGGCAGGCGCAGCCCAACGCCCCCAGCGTGCAGGACACGCTGCACGCGGCCTGTGCGCGGCTGGGCGGCGGCGCCTTCCGGGCCGTGGCGGCGGGCCGCACCGATACAGGCGTTCACGCCGAGGCCATGCCCGCCCACGTTGACCTGCCGGCCGCCTTCCGGGTGCCGCTGCCCCGGCTGGCGCGCGCCCTGAACGCCTGGCTGCCGCCCAGCGTGGCGGTGCTGGAGGCAGAGGCGGCAGCGCCCGGCTTCCACGCGCGGTTTTCCTGTCTGGAACGGCAGTATGTCTACCGGCTGCTCGTCAGCCCGCAGCGCCATCCCCTGTGGCAGGGGCGGGCGCTGCATGTGCCGCACGCCCTGGACGCCGACGCCATGAACGCCGCCGCGCGCCTGCTGACAGGCACGCACGACTTTGCAGCCTTTGCCACCCAGGAAGACCGCCAGACCGTGCGCGAACTGCGCCGCCTGGAGGTGGTGCCGGGGCCAGAGGTCTGGGCCATTCACGTGCACGGCGAGAGTTTCCTGCGTCACATGGTGCGCGGGCTGGTGGGCACGCTGCTGCTGGCCGGGCAGGGCCGGCTGGACGCCGCAGGGGTGCAGGCCGTCTTGACCTCGCGCGAGCGGGCGCAGGCCGGGGCCAACGTGGCGGCCGGGGGGCTGTACTTTGCCGGCGCGCTTTACCCGGACGCTCCGGCCAGCACCACCAGCCGCTCCTCGCGGTAG
- a CDS encoding LysM peptidoglycan-binding domain-containing M23 family metallopeptidase, whose amino-acid sequence MNRSFMLGLALLWAAAGAASYRVKPGDTLSGIAARAGLSVAQVQAANPRLQGSALQAGWVLTLPERPVQGRRYTVQRGENLTVIATRAGVTLGALLKANPQYQGGKAVLAGATLTIPSAASAARSGTVTVRPAATGGPRPWLWPVPGYQGVSSGYGERDLHGDTEMHYGIDISAPHGTRVLASRSGRVLEARADFERGWGWTVVLEHPDGWITRYAHLSATLVRAGELVVQGQLVGRVGSTGRTTGPHLHFGTYLRWDPRDPLSLLR is encoded by the coding sequence GTGAACCGTTCCTTCATGTTGGGCCTGGCCTTGCTGTGGGCGGCGGCAGGCGCGGCCAGTTACCGCGTCAAGCCCGGCGACACCCTGAGCGGCATCGCCGCCCGCGCGGGCCTGAGTGTGGCCCAGGTGCAGGCCGCCAACCCGCGCCTTCAGGGGAGCGCGCTACAGGCCGGCTGGGTGCTGACCCTGCCTGAACGCCCGGTCCAGGGCCGCCGTTACACCGTGCAGCGCGGCGAGAACCTGACCGTCATCGCCACGCGGGCCGGGGTGACGCTGGGGGCGCTGCTGAAGGCCAATCCGCAGTACCAGGGGGGCAAGGCCGTGCTGGCGGGGGCCACCTTGACCATTCCCTCTGCAGCCAGTGCCGCCCGCTCGGGGACTGTGACGGTGCGCCCAGCTGCCACAGGTGGCCCCCGCCCCTGGCTGTGGCCAGTGCCCGGCTATCAGGGCGTCAGCAGCGGGTACGGCGAGCGCGACCTGCACGGCGACACCGAGATGCACTACGGCATTGACATCAGTGCGCCGCACGGCACCCGCGTCCTGGCCTCGCGCTCGGGCCGGGTGCTGGAGGCCCGCGCCGACTTTGAACGGGGCTGGGGCTGGACCGTGGTGCTGGAACACCCGGACGGCTGGATCACCCGCTATGCCCACCTGAGCGCCACGCTGGTGAGGGCAGGCGAACTGGTCGTGCAGGGACAACTGGTCGGCCGGGTCGGCAGCACTGGGCGCACCACTGGCCCCCATCTGCACTTCGGCACCTACCTGCGCTGGGACCCGCGCGACCCCCTGAGCCTGCTGCGGTGA
- a CDS encoding PadR family transcriptional regulator, translating into MDAQQLKGHLDLLLLASVAPGPRYGGQIIADVQAATDGYFALREGTLYPALHRLEKQGFLQGEFQVLPRGGSPVKVYTLTPSGQAELRAQRERYEHFTRAVRGVIGGKA; encoded by the coding sequence ATGGATGCTCAGCAACTCAAAGGTCACCTCGATCTACTGCTGCTGGCCAGCGTGGCGCCAGGACCGCGCTACGGCGGACAGATTATCGCCGACGTGCAGGCGGCCACAGACGGCTATTTCGCGCTGCGCGAAGGCACCCTCTACCCGGCGCTGCACCGCCTGGAAAAACAGGGGTTCTTGCAGGGTGAGTTTCAGGTGCTGCCCCGCGGCGGCAGTCCGGTCAAGGTCTATACCCTGACGCCGAGTGGCCAGGCCGAACTGCGCGCCCAGCGCGAACGGTACGAGCACTTTACCCGCGCCGTGCGCGGCGTGATTGGGGGGAAAGCGTGA